Proteins from one Podarcis raffonei isolate rPodRaf1 chromosome 1, rPodRaf1.pri, whole genome shotgun sequence genomic window:
- the SLC43A3 gene encoding equilibrative nucleobase transporter 1 isoform X2, with translation MVARAVVEPLQLLLEETNDLDSFQSGFTSEFGTEPAFVALMDDLYQEKGSEKEFPQDQQGSAMEHRGSSMAKRLATLLSGLVECMCFAGVIFGWASLVYVLKDMQYFEDLCMSAAANQTSNVTDCSAQDEQFSLIFTIGSFMNNFMTFPTGYIFDRFGTTAARLLAISAYTTGTLLIAFSSAATALILFPALTFLSVGGILFILTNMQVGNLFGKHRSTIITLYNGAFDSSSAVFLVIKLLYEQGLSLRTMFLFMSACSAWHLIRTFFLMPRSHIPYPLPPGYTYGVSCHKRSRSYRTYEEQRSPKVLDENDAEDSDNLHADPALEENSTNKGLVGIGDAETAANLKAPAVVSFWSCVFSKLFFWHLVWLSVMQLRHYLFIGTLNPMLTQLAEGDATLVSSYTNAFAFTQFCGVICAPWNGLILDRHKRGHKKEGSSQGVPDSLADLRSCVLSLVITVLQCVAFSICASIPVLPVQYATFILQVLSRSFLYGGNAAFLAIAFPLEHFGKLYGLVMGLSAVVSLLQYPCFSLIRGPLNGDPFYVNIGLVVLMFLALVNPVMVWLECKRRHNEHNIAGSPALTAGKKEGLESSI, from the exons ATGGTGGCGAGGGCAGTGGTGGAGCCGCTGCAGCTACTTCTGGAGGAGACAAATGATCTAGATTCATTTCAGTCTGGTTTCACATCTGAGTTTGGGACTGAACCAGCCTTTGTTGCTTTGATGGATGACCTTTATCAAGAAAAAG GATCAGAAAAGGAATTTCCTCAGGATCAACAGGGAAGTGCCATGGAGCATCGGGGCTCAAGCATGGCCAAACGTCTGGCCACGCTACTCTCAGGTCTAGTGGAATGCATGTGCTTTGCAGGTGTCATTTTTGGATGGGCCTCCCTGGTGTACGTCCTCAAGGATATGCAATACTTTGAGGATCTGTGTATGTCTGCAGCTGCCAATCAAACAAGCAATGTCACAG ACTGCAGTGCTCAGGATGAGCAGTTTTCCCTCATCTTCACCATTGGCTCCTTCATGAACAACTTCATGACCTTCCCAACAGGCTACATCTTTGATCGCTTTGGTACCACAGCAGCACGTCTGCTTGCCAT ATCTGCCTACACCACTGGTACTCTCCTCATTGCATTCTCCTCAGCAG CCACTGCGCTGATCCTGTTCCCAGCACTGACGTTTCTCTCTGTCGGTGGGATCCTCTTTATCCTCACCAACATGCAG GTTGGGAATCTGTTTGGAAAACACCGCTCAACCATCATTACCCTCTACAATGGGGCCTTTGACTCTTCCTCTGCAGTTTTTCTTGTCATCAAG CTGCTGTATGAACAAGGCCTCTCGCTGAGAACCATGTTCCTCTTCATGTCTGCTTGCAGTGCCTGGCACTTGATCCGTACTTTTTTTCTGATGCCCCGCAGCCATATTCCGTATCCACTGCCCCCAGGATATACATATGG AGTGAGCTGTCACAAGAGGTCCCGTTCGTATCGCACCTATGAGGAGCAACGTAGCCCCAAAGTCCTGGATGAGAATGATGCAGAGGACTCGGATAATCTGCATGCTGACCCAGCACTCGAAGAAAATTCCACCAACAAAGGGCTTGTTGGCATAG GAGATGCTGAGACTGCAGCAAACCTCAAGGCTCCAGCTGTTGTTTCCTTCTGGAGCTGTGTCTTCTCCAAACTGTTTTTTTGGCATCTGGTGTGGCTGTCGGTGATGCAGCTGCGCCACTATCTCTTCATTGGCACCCTCAACCCCATGCTGACACAGCTGGCTGAGGGAGACGCCACCCTTG TGAGCAGCTACACCAATGCTTTTGCCTTCACCCAGTTCTGTGGAGTCATCTGTGCCCCCTGGAATGGGCTTATCCTGGACCGTCACAAACGTGGACATAAAAAGGAAGGGAGTTCGCAAG GGGTGCCAGATTCCCTGGCGGACCTGCGCTCCTGTGTGCTGTCACTGGTCATCACAGTGCTGCAGTGCGTGGCCTTCTCAATTTGTGCCTCTATTCCGGTGCTGCCTGTGCAGTACGCCACATTTATCCTGCAGGTTCTGAGCCGCTCCTTCCTCTACGGGGGCAATGCTGCCTTCTTAGCCATTGC CTTCCCCTTGGAACACTTTGGGAAACTCTACGGCCTGGTGATGGGGCTCTCAGCCGTGGTGTCTCTCCTGCAATACCCCTGCTTCTCGCTCATCAGGGGCCCACTCAACGGGGATCCCTTTTAT GTGAATATTGGTCTCGTAGTCCTAATGTTTCTGGCTTTGGTCAACCCAGTGATGGTGTGGTTGGAGTGCAAGCGGCGGCATAATGAACATAACATTGCAGGCTCCCCAGCCTTAACTGCAGGCAAGAAGGAAGGCCTGGAGTCTTCTATCTGA
- the SLC43A3 gene encoding equilibrative nucleobase transporter 1 isoform X4 gives MPTASHSVLAPGSEKEFPQDQQGSAMEHRGSSMAKRLATLLSGLVECMCFAGVIFGWASLVYVLKDMQYFEDLCMSAAANQTSNVTDCSAQDEQFSLIFTIGSFMNNFMTFPTGYIFDRFGTTAARLLAISAYTTGTLLIAFSSAATALILFPALTFLSVGGILFILTNMQVGNLFGKHRSTIITLYNGAFDSSSAVFLVIKLLYEQGLSLRTMFLFMSACSAWHLIRTFFLMPRSHIPYPLPPGYTYGVSCHKRSRSYRTYEEQRSPKVLDENDAEDSDNLHADPALEENSTNKGLVGIGDAETAANLKAPAVVSFWSCVFSKLFFWHLVWLSVMQLRHYLFIGTLNPMLTQLAEGDATLVSSYTNAFAFTQFCGVICAPWNGLILDRHKRGHKKEGSSQGVPDSLADLRSCVLSLVITVLQCVAFSICASIPVLPVQYATFILQVLSRSFLYGGNAAFLAIAFPLEHFGKLYGLVMGLSAVVSLLQYPCFSLIRGPLNGDPFYVNIGLVVLMFLALVNPVMVWLECKRRHNEHNIAGSPALTAGKKEGLESSI, from the exons GATCAGAAAAGGAATTTCCTCAGGATCAACAGGGAAGTGCCATGGAGCATCGGGGCTCAAGCATGGCCAAACGTCTGGCCACGCTACTCTCAGGTCTAGTGGAATGCATGTGCTTTGCAGGTGTCATTTTTGGATGGGCCTCCCTGGTGTACGTCCTCAAGGATATGCAATACTTTGAGGATCTGTGTATGTCTGCAGCTGCCAATCAAACAAGCAATGTCACAG ACTGCAGTGCTCAGGATGAGCAGTTTTCCCTCATCTTCACCATTGGCTCCTTCATGAACAACTTCATGACCTTCCCAACAGGCTACATCTTTGATCGCTTTGGTACCACAGCAGCACGTCTGCTTGCCAT ATCTGCCTACACCACTGGTACTCTCCTCATTGCATTCTCCTCAGCAG CCACTGCGCTGATCCTGTTCCCAGCACTGACGTTTCTCTCTGTCGGTGGGATCCTCTTTATCCTCACCAACATGCAG GTTGGGAATCTGTTTGGAAAACACCGCTCAACCATCATTACCCTCTACAATGGGGCCTTTGACTCTTCCTCTGCAGTTTTTCTTGTCATCAAG CTGCTGTATGAACAAGGCCTCTCGCTGAGAACCATGTTCCTCTTCATGTCTGCTTGCAGTGCCTGGCACTTGATCCGTACTTTTTTTCTGATGCCCCGCAGCCATATTCCGTATCCACTGCCCCCAGGATATACATATGG AGTGAGCTGTCACAAGAGGTCCCGTTCGTATCGCACCTATGAGGAGCAACGTAGCCCCAAAGTCCTGGATGAGAATGATGCAGAGGACTCGGATAATCTGCATGCTGACCCAGCACTCGAAGAAAATTCCACCAACAAAGGGCTTGTTGGCATAG GAGATGCTGAGACTGCAGCAAACCTCAAGGCTCCAGCTGTTGTTTCCTTCTGGAGCTGTGTCTTCTCCAAACTGTTTTTTTGGCATCTGGTGTGGCTGTCGGTGATGCAGCTGCGCCACTATCTCTTCATTGGCACCCTCAACCCCATGCTGACACAGCTGGCTGAGGGAGACGCCACCCTTG TGAGCAGCTACACCAATGCTTTTGCCTTCACCCAGTTCTGTGGAGTCATCTGTGCCCCCTGGAATGGGCTTATCCTGGACCGTCACAAACGTGGACATAAAAAGGAAGGGAGTTCGCAAG GGGTGCCAGATTCCCTGGCGGACCTGCGCTCCTGTGTGCTGTCACTGGTCATCACAGTGCTGCAGTGCGTGGCCTTCTCAATTTGTGCCTCTATTCCGGTGCTGCCTGTGCAGTACGCCACATTTATCCTGCAGGTTCTGAGCCGCTCCTTCCTCTACGGGGGCAATGCTGCCTTCTTAGCCATTGC CTTCCCCTTGGAACACTTTGGGAAACTCTACGGCCTGGTGATGGGGCTCTCAGCCGTGGTGTCTCTCCTGCAATACCCCTGCTTCTCGCTCATCAGGGGCCCACTCAACGGGGATCCCTTTTAT GTGAATATTGGTCTCGTAGTCCTAATGTTTCTGGCTTTGGTCAACCCAGTGATGGTGTGGTTGGAGTGCAAGCGGCGGCATAATGAACATAACATTGCAGGCTCCCCAGCCTTAACTGCAGGCAAGAAGGAAGGCCTGGAGTCTTCTATCTGA
- the SLC43A3 gene encoding equilibrative nucleobase transporter 1 isoform X1: MSLLRHAAHMQVSSISCASSLSGRCPAHESLAKGSEKEFPQDQQGSAMEHRGSSMAKRLATLLSGLVECMCFAGVIFGWASLVYVLKDMQYFEDLCMSAAANQTSNVTDCSAQDEQFSLIFTIGSFMNNFMTFPTGYIFDRFGTTAARLLAISAYTTGTLLIAFSSAATALILFPALTFLSVGGILFILTNMQVGNLFGKHRSTIITLYNGAFDSSSAVFLVIKLLYEQGLSLRTMFLFMSACSAWHLIRTFFLMPRSHIPYPLPPGYTYGVSCHKRSRSYRTYEEQRSPKVLDENDAEDSDNLHADPALEENSTNKGLVGIGDAETAANLKAPAVVSFWSCVFSKLFFWHLVWLSVMQLRHYLFIGTLNPMLTQLAEGDATLVSSYTNAFAFTQFCGVICAPWNGLILDRHKRGHKKEGSSQGVPDSLADLRSCVLSLVITVLQCVAFSICASIPVLPVQYATFILQVLSRSFLYGGNAAFLAIAFPLEHFGKLYGLVMGLSAVVSLLQYPCFSLIRGPLNGDPFYVNIGLVVLMFLALVNPVMVWLECKRRHNEHNIAGSPALTAGKKEGLESSI, translated from the exons GATCAGAAAAGGAATTTCCTCAGGATCAACAGGGAAGTGCCATGGAGCATCGGGGCTCAAGCATGGCCAAACGTCTGGCCACGCTACTCTCAGGTCTAGTGGAATGCATGTGCTTTGCAGGTGTCATTTTTGGATGGGCCTCCCTGGTGTACGTCCTCAAGGATATGCAATACTTTGAGGATCTGTGTATGTCTGCAGCTGCCAATCAAACAAGCAATGTCACAG ACTGCAGTGCTCAGGATGAGCAGTTTTCCCTCATCTTCACCATTGGCTCCTTCATGAACAACTTCATGACCTTCCCAACAGGCTACATCTTTGATCGCTTTGGTACCACAGCAGCACGTCTGCTTGCCAT ATCTGCCTACACCACTGGTACTCTCCTCATTGCATTCTCCTCAGCAG CCACTGCGCTGATCCTGTTCCCAGCACTGACGTTTCTCTCTGTCGGTGGGATCCTCTTTATCCTCACCAACATGCAG GTTGGGAATCTGTTTGGAAAACACCGCTCAACCATCATTACCCTCTACAATGGGGCCTTTGACTCTTCCTCTGCAGTTTTTCTTGTCATCAAG CTGCTGTATGAACAAGGCCTCTCGCTGAGAACCATGTTCCTCTTCATGTCTGCTTGCAGTGCCTGGCACTTGATCCGTACTTTTTTTCTGATGCCCCGCAGCCATATTCCGTATCCACTGCCCCCAGGATATACATATGG AGTGAGCTGTCACAAGAGGTCCCGTTCGTATCGCACCTATGAGGAGCAACGTAGCCCCAAAGTCCTGGATGAGAATGATGCAGAGGACTCGGATAATCTGCATGCTGACCCAGCACTCGAAGAAAATTCCACCAACAAAGGGCTTGTTGGCATAG GAGATGCTGAGACTGCAGCAAACCTCAAGGCTCCAGCTGTTGTTTCCTTCTGGAGCTGTGTCTTCTCCAAACTGTTTTTTTGGCATCTGGTGTGGCTGTCGGTGATGCAGCTGCGCCACTATCTCTTCATTGGCACCCTCAACCCCATGCTGACACAGCTGGCTGAGGGAGACGCCACCCTTG TGAGCAGCTACACCAATGCTTTTGCCTTCACCCAGTTCTGTGGAGTCATCTGTGCCCCCTGGAATGGGCTTATCCTGGACCGTCACAAACGTGGACATAAAAAGGAAGGGAGTTCGCAAG GGGTGCCAGATTCCCTGGCGGACCTGCGCTCCTGTGTGCTGTCACTGGTCATCACAGTGCTGCAGTGCGTGGCCTTCTCAATTTGTGCCTCTATTCCGGTGCTGCCTGTGCAGTACGCCACATTTATCCTGCAGGTTCTGAGCCGCTCCTTCCTCTACGGGGGCAATGCTGCCTTCTTAGCCATTGC CTTCCCCTTGGAACACTTTGGGAAACTCTACGGCCTGGTGATGGGGCTCTCAGCCGTGGTGTCTCTCCTGCAATACCCCTGCTTCTCGCTCATCAGGGGCCCACTCAACGGGGATCCCTTTTAT GTGAATATTGGTCTCGTAGTCCTAATGTTTCTGGCTTTGGTCAACCCAGTGATGGTGTGGTTGGAGTGCAAGCGGCGGCATAATGAACATAACATTGCAGGCTCCCCAGCCTTAACTGCAGGCAAGAAGGAAGGCCTGGAGTCTTCTATCTGA
- the SLC43A3 gene encoding equilibrative nucleobase transporter 1 isoform X3: protein MPGLRHPDGGTCSAMEDTKQRSEKEFPQDQQGSAMEHRGSSMAKRLATLLSGLVECMCFAGVIFGWASLVYVLKDMQYFEDLCMSAAANQTSNVTDCSAQDEQFSLIFTIGSFMNNFMTFPTGYIFDRFGTTAARLLAISAYTTGTLLIAFSSAATALILFPALTFLSVGGILFILTNMQVGNLFGKHRSTIITLYNGAFDSSSAVFLVIKLLYEQGLSLRTMFLFMSACSAWHLIRTFFLMPRSHIPYPLPPGYTYGVSCHKRSRSYRTYEEQRSPKVLDENDAEDSDNLHADPALEENSTNKGLVGIGDAETAANLKAPAVVSFWSCVFSKLFFWHLVWLSVMQLRHYLFIGTLNPMLTQLAEGDATLVSSYTNAFAFTQFCGVICAPWNGLILDRHKRGHKKEGSSQGVPDSLADLRSCVLSLVITVLQCVAFSICASIPVLPVQYATFILQVLSRSFLYGGNAAFLAIAFPLEHFGKLYGLVMGLSAVVSLLQYPCFSLIRGPLNGDPFYVNIGLVVLMFLALVNPVMVWLECKRRHNEHNIAGSPALTAGKKEGLESSI from the exons GATCAGAAAAGGAATTTCCTCAGGATCAACAGGGAAGTGCCATGGAGCATCGGGGCTCAAGCATGGCCAAACGTCTGGCCACGCTACTCTCAGGTCTAGTGGAATGCATGTGCTTTGCAGGTGTCATTTTTGGATGGGCCTCCCTGGTGTACGTCCTCAAGGATATGCAATACTTTGAGGATCTGTGTATGTCTGCAGCTGCCAATCAAACAAGCAATGTCACAG ACTGCAGTGCTCAGGATGAGCAGTTTTCCCTCATCTTCACCATTGGCTCCTTCATGAACAACTTCATGACCTTCCCAACAGGCTACATCTTTGATCGCTTTGGTACCACAGCAGCACGTCTGCTTGCCAT ATCTGCCTACACCACTGGTACTCTCCTCATTGCATTCTCCTCAGCAG CCACTGCGCTGATCCTGTTCCCAGCACTGACGTTTCTCTCTGTCGGTGGGATCCTCTTTATCCTCACCAACATGCAG GTTGGGAATCTGTTTGGAAAACACCGCTCAACCATCATTACCCTCTACAATGGGGCCTTTGACTCTTCCTCTGCAGTTTTTCTTGTCATCAAG CTGCTGTATGAACAAGGCCTCTCGCTGAGAACCATGTTCCTCTTCATGTCTGCTTGCAGTGCCTGGCACTTGATCCGTACTTTTTTTCTGATGCCCCGCAGCCATATTCCGTATCCACTGCCCCCAGGATATACATATGG AGTGAGCTGTCACAAGAGGTCCCGTTCGTATCGCACCTATGAGGAGCAACGTAGCCCCAAAGTCCTGGATGAGAATGATGCAGAGGACTCGGATAATCTGCATGCTGACCCAGCACTCGAAGAAAATTCCACCAACAAAGGGCTTGTTGGCATAG GAGATGCTGAGACTGCAGCAAACCTCAAGGCTCCAGCTGTTGTTTCCTTCTGGAGCTGTGTCTTCTCCAAACTGTTTTTTTGGCATCTGGTGTGGCTGTCGGTGATGCAGCTGCGCCACTATCTCTTCATTGGCACCCTCAACCCCATGCTGACACAGCTGGCTGAGGGAGACGCCACCCTTG TGAGCAGCTACACCAATGCTTTTGCCTTCACCCAGTTCTGTGGAGTCATCTGTGCCCCCTGGAATGGGCTTATCCTGGACCGTCACAAACGTGGACATAAAAAGGAAGGGAGTTCGCAAG GGGTGCCAGATTCCCTGGCGGACCTGCGCTCCTGTGTGCTGTCACTGGTCATCACAGTGCTGCAGTGCGTGGCCTTCTCAATTTGTGCCTCTATTCCGGTGCTGCCTGTGCAGTACGCCACATTTATCCTGCAGGTTCTGAGCCGCTCCTTCCTCTACGGGGGCAATGCTGCCTTCTTAGCCATTGC CTTCCCCTTGGAACACTTTGGGAAACTCTACGGCCTGGTGATGGGGCTCTCAGCCGTGGTGTCTCTCCTGCAATACCCCTGCTTCTCGCTCATCAGGGGCCCACTCAACGGGGATCCCTTTTAT GTGAATATTGGTCTCGTAGTCCTAATGTTTCTGGCTTTGGTCAACCCAGTGATGGTGTGGTTGGAGTGCAAGCGGCGGCATAATGAACATAACATTGCAGGCTCCCCAGCCTTAACTGCAGGCAAGAAGGAAGGCCTGGAGTCTTCTATCTGA
- the SLC43A3 gene encoding equilibrative nucleobase transporter 1 isoform X5, with the protein MEHRGSSMAKRLATLLSGLVECMCFAGVIFGWASLVYVLKDMQYFEDLCMSAAANQTSNVTDCSAQDEQFSLIFTIGSFMNNFMTFPTGYIFDRFGTTAARLLAISAYTTGTLLIAFSSAATALILFPALTFLSVGGILFILTNMQVGNLFGKHRSTIITLYNGAFDSSSAVFLVIKLLYEQGLSLRTMFLFMSACSAWHLIRTFFLMPRSHIPYPLPPGYTYGVSCHKRSRSYRTYEEQRSPKVLDENDAEDSDNLHADPALEENSTNKGLVGIGDAETAANLKAPAVVSFWSCVFSKLFFWHLVWLSVMQLRHYLFIGTLNPMLTQLAEGDATLVSSYTNAFAFTQFCGVICAPWNGLILDRHKRGHKKEGSSQGVPDSLADLRSCVLSLVITVLQCVAFSICASIPVLPVQYATFILQVLSRSFLYGGNAAFLAIAFPLEHFGKLYGLVMGLSAVVSLLQYPCFSLIRGPLNGDPFYVNIGLVVLMFLALVNPVMVWLECKRRHNEHNIAGSPALTAGKKEGLESSI; encoded by the exons ATGGAGCATCGGGGCTCAAGCATGGCCAAACGTCTGGCCACGCTACTCTCAGGTCTAGTGGAATGCATGTGCTTTGCAGGTGTCATTTTTGGATGGGCCTCCCTGGTGTACGTCCTCAAGGATATGCAATACTTTGAGGATCTGTGTATGTCTGCAGCTGCCAATCAAACAAGCAATGTCACAG ACTGCAGTGCTCAGGATGAGCAGTTTTCCCTCATCTTCACCATTGGCTCCTTCATGAACAACTTCATGACCTTCCCAACAGGCTACATCTTTGATCGCTTTGGTACCACAGCAGCACGTCTGCTTGCCAT ATCTGCCTACACCACTGGTACTCTCCTCATTGCATTCTCCTCAGCAG CCACTGCGCTGATCCTGTTCCCAGCACTGACGTTTCTCTCTGTCGGTGGGATCCTCTTTATCCTCACCAACATGCAG GTTGGGAATCTGTTTGGAAAACACCGCTCAACCATCATTACCCTCTACAATGGGGCCTTTGACTCTTCCTCTGCAGTTTTTCTTGTCATCAAG CTGCTGTATGAACAAGGCCTCTCGCTGAGAACCATGTTCCTCTTCATGTCTGCTTGCAGTGCCTGGCACTTGATCCGTACTTTTTTTCTGATGCCCCGCAGCCATATTCCGTATCCACTGCCCCCAGGATATACATATGG AGTGAGCTGTCACAAGAGGTCCCGTTCGTATCGCACCTATGAGGAGCAACGTAGCCCCAAAGTCCTGGATGAGAATGATGCAGAGGACTCGGATAATCTGCATGCTGACCCAGCACTCGAAGAAAATTCCACCAACAAAGGGCTTGTTGGCATAG GAGATGCTGAGACTGCAGCAAACCTCAAGGCTCCAGCTGTTGTTTCCTTCTGGAGCTGTGTCTTCTCCAAACTGTTTTTTTGGCATCTGGTGTGGCTGTCGGTGATGCAGCTGCGCCACTATCTCTTCATTGGCACCCTCAACCCCATGCTGACACAGCTGGCTGAGGGAGACGCCACCCTTG TGAGCAGCTACACCAATGCTTTTGCCTTCACCCAGTTCTGTGGAGTCATCTGTGCCCCCTGGAATGGGCTTATCCTGGACCGTCACAAACGTGGACATAAAAAGGAAGGGAGTTCGCAAG GGGTGCCAGATTCCCTGGCGGACCTGCGCTCCTGTGTGCTGTCACTGGTCATCACAGTGCTGCAGTGCGTGGCCTTCTCAATTTGTGCCTCTATTCCGGTGCTGCCTGTGCAGTACGCCACATTTATCCTGCAGGTTCTGAGCCGCTCCTTCCTCTACGGGGGCAATGCTGCCTTCTTAGCCATTGC CTTCCCCTTGGAACACTTTGGGAAACTCTACGGCCTGGTGATGGGGCTCTCAGCCGTGGTGTCTCTCCTGCAATACCCCTGCTTCTCGCTCATCAGGGGCCCACTCAACGGGGATCCCTTTTAT GTGAATATTGGTCTCGTAGTCCTAATGTTTCTGGCTTTGGTCAACCCAGTGATGGTGTGGTTGGAGTGCAAGCGGCGGCATAATGAACATAACATTGCAGGCTCCCCAGCCTTAACTGCAGGCAAGAAGGAAGGCCTGGAGTCTTCTATCTGA